From the Chloroflexus aurantiacus J-10-fl genome, one window contains:
- a CDS encoding 6-pyruvoyl trahydropterin synthase family protein has translation MYEVGVIAQFEAAHRLEGNFGPATRMHGHTYRLEAIVSGERLQADGTLFDITRLQEAVNAIVADLHYRDLGTVAGLENVNTTAENVARYCWDRIAAAIRGVGLMTLTVRIWENPQAFASYQSRLEG, from the coding sequence ATGTATGAAGTCGGCGTCATTGCCCAGTTTGAAGCGGCTCATCGTTTGGAAGGGAACTTCGGCCCAGCCACCCGGATGCACGGGCATACCTACCGGCTGGAGGCGATTGTGAGCGGGGAGCGTCTGCAAGCGGACGGCACCCTCTTCGACATTACACGCCTGCAAGAGGCGGTCAACGCCATCGTTGCCGACCTGCACTACCGTGATTTGGGTACTGTCGCCGGTCTGGAGAACGTGAATACCACTGCTGAAAACGTGGCGCGCTATTGCTGGGATCGGATTGCGGCTGCCATTCGTGGCGTTGGTTTAATGACGCTCACCGTGCGCATCTGGGAAAATCCGCAAGCCTTCGCCAGTTATCAGAGCAGGCTGGAAGGATGA
- a CDS encoding glycosyltransferase, which translates to MALRIAFLTVGDPQRRTGGYLYHREVFRCWQARNQPVEEIVLGPADVAGQIAASNRAGQLVEAGRYDVIVVDALARAVVAPWLAHWQRLCPLVTLVHELPTVAGASDPREYEWEQMLLRADALVAVSDDGANTLIARGVEAARIHIASGGCDRLLSRMPVGKAREELVIAVAQWIPRKNLAHLVRVWGQVAEHPWRLELIGESDADPVYAGEVWQAIQHCPANVIVRGVLADDELAERYARASLFALPSRFEGYGLVFAEALACGLPVIAGAVGPVPALVGAGGMLVHPDDEQALSVALRTVMRDAHLRQHLSTAARQRASTLPRWQDTAQHLLCAIEWAYAQRHRVST; encoded by the coding sequence ATGGCCCTGCGCATTGCGTTTCTCACCGTCGGCGATCCGCAACGGCGTACCGGCGGCTACCTCTACCATCGCGAGGTCTTTCGGTGCTGGCAGGCTCGCAATCAACCGGTCGAGGAGATTGTGCTGGGGCCGGCGGATGTAGCCGGACAGATCGCGGCCAGCAACCGGGCCGGCCAACTGGTTGAGGCAGGCCGCTATGATGTGATTGTGGTTGATGCGCTGGCCCGCGCCGTCGTGGCTCCCTGGCTGGCGCACTGGCAGAGGCTGTGTCCGCTGGTGACGCTGGTTCACGAACTGCCGACAGTTGCCGGAGCAAGCGATCCGCGCGAGTACGAATGGGAACAGATGCTACTACGGGCTGATGCGCTGGTTGCAGTCAGCGATGATGGGGCTAACACGTTAATTGCGCGCGGCGTTGAAGCTGCCCGCATTCATATCGCTTCTGGCGGTTGTGACCGTCTGCTGAGTCGGATGCCGGTTGGCAAAGCGCGGGAAGAGCTGGTTATCGCCGTCGCCCAATGGATTCCGCGCAAAAATCTGGCCCATCTGGTACGGGTGTGGGGGCAGGTAGCAGAGCATCCCTGGCGGCTGGAGCTGATCGGTGAAAGCGATGCCGATCCGGTGTATGCCGGTGAGGTCTGGCAGGCCATCCAGCACTGTCCGGCCAACGTGATTGTGCGTGGCGTCCTTGCAGATGACGAACTTGCCGAACGCTATGCGCGGGCCAGTCTGTTTGCCTTACCTTCGCGGTTTGAAGGGTATGGATTGGTCTTTGCCGAAGCGTTAGCTTGTGGGTTGCCGGTGATCGCCGGCGCAGTCGGGCCGGTACCAGCCCTGGTTGGCGCTGGGGGAATGCTCGTTCATCCCGATGACGAGCAGGCATTGAGCGTTGCCTTACGCACTGTAATGCGCGACGCACACCTGCGTCAGCACTTGAGCACTGCTGCCCGGCAACGAGCAAGTACCCTCCCACGCTGGCAGGACACTGCCCAACACCTCTTATGCGCCATCGAATGGGCATACGCGCAGCGACATCGCGTATCAACCTGA
- a CDS encoding cold-shock protein translates to MDTTLKQGTLSVWYDEKGYGFIVDPQEERTFVHITAFGRIPRRPVVGDTIFYTTTIDRDGKIRADYAWIEGLPAPRRRSYVHQHRKKGQPWSLTDVVLLLTVIVLFFVAGGLFTVAFAGDTVTTTVAQIFAKRPGPPECVIKGNISIETGEKIYHLPGMRDYDSTRIREEYGERWFCTEQEAIEAGWRRAGR, encoded by the coding sequence ATGGACACCACATTGAAGCAAGGCACACTCAGCGTATGGTACGACGAAAAAGGGTATGGATTTATCGTTGACCCTCAAGAGGAAAGAACGTTCGTTCACATCACTGCCTTTGGCCGCATTCCCCGTCGCCCGGTCGTAGGCGACACGATCTTCTACACCACGACTATTGATCGAGATGGCAAAATCCGCGCCGATTACGCCTGGATTGAGGGCTTACCTGCTCCCCGACGCAGGTCGTATGTTCATCAACACCGTAAAAAAGGTCAGCCCTGGAGCCTCACCGATGTTGTGTTGCTGTTGACAGTTATCGTGCTCTTCTTTGTGGCGGGAGGACTCTTTACAGTTGCATTTGCGGGTGATACTGTCACAACAACCGTAGCCCAAATCTTTGCCAAACGTCCCGGCCCGCCTGAGTGTGTCATTAAAGGAAACATCTCCATCGAAACCGGCGAGAAAATCTACCATCTGCCCGGTATGAGAGACTACGATAGCACCCGTATTCGTGAAGAATACGGCGAGCGCTGGTTCTGTACCGAACAGGAAGCGATTGAAGCGGGCTGGCGGAGAGCGGGGAGGTAG
- the ilvB gene encoding biosynthetic-type acetolactate synthase large subunit — translation MTKPLTGAQIMCEALIREGVEVMFGIPGGAIMPFYYAMWDYRDRLRHVLCRHEQGAGHAAEGYARATGKIGVCIGTSGPGATNLVTPIADAMMDSTPLLAITGQVGSHVLGKDAFQETDITGITMPITKHNYLVKNVDELAYVFKEAIYIATTGRPGPVLIDITKDAMQKTTVPNWDIKLNLPGYKPTYHGNRRQIREAIKLLISAKKPLIIAGHGIIMAGAHRELQEFAERLRIPVITTLHGIGAIPENHPLSIGMPGMHGWVHVNRAIQECDVLFNIGGRFDDRVTGKASTFAPNARIIHVDIDPSEIGKNVRVDVPIVGDARLVLQAFLEDLPPPSELADLHTHASDWMEHIREMQDKHQGKQQYKNRAAMVNMALPPHDVYEALSRTLNARGNYRVVTDVGQHQMWAAQLIDWNHGPRTHITSGGAGTMGFAVPAAMGVAIACPNDTVWAIVGDGGFQMTNQEMATIVQEGLKNVKIAVINNGYLGMVRQWQELFEHKRYSGTPLSGPDFAKLAEAYGWKGLTVERSEDVQDAIDEAHATDGPVLIDFRVEREVNVFPMVPQNKSIGEMILSESQA, via the coding sequence ATGACCAAACCTCTTACCGGCGCCCAGATTATGTGTGAAGCCCTCATCCGGGAGGGAGTCGAAGTGATGTTCGGCATTCCCGGCGGTGCCATCATGCCCTTCTACTACGCGATGTGGGATTATCGCGACCGGCTGCGCCACGTGTTGTGTCGCCACGAGCAGGGAGCCGGTCACGCCGCCGAGGGGTATGCCCGTGCCACCGGCAAGATCGGGGTCTGTATCGGCACCAGTGGCCCCGGCGCGACCAATCTGGTTACGCCAATTGCCGATGCGATGATGGACAGTACGCCCTTGCTGGCAATTACCGGACAGGTCGGCAGTCACGTTCTCGGTAAGGATGCCTTCCAGGAGACGGACATTACCGGAATTACGATGCCGATTACCAAGCACAATTATCTGGTGAAGAATGTCGATGAGCTGGCCTATGTCTTCAAAGAGGCAATTTACATCGCAACAACCGGACGACCCGGCCCGGTGCTGATCGACATTACCAAAGATGCAATGCAGAAGACGACGGTACCGAACTGGGACATCAAGCTCAATCTGCCCGGTTACAAGCCAACCTATCATGGAAACCGTCGTCAGATTCGGGAAGCGATTAAGCTGCTGATCAGCGCGAAGAAGCCGTTGATCATCGCCGGTCACGGCATCATCATGGCGGGTGCGCACCGCGAGCTGCAAGAGTTTGCCGAACGGTTGCGGATTCCGGTGATTACCACCCTGCACGGCATTGGCGCTATCCCCGAAAATCATCCGTTGAGCATTGGTATGCCGGGTATGCACGGCTGGGTGCATGTCAATCGCGCTATTCAGGAGTGTGATGTTCTCTTTAACATCGGCGGTCGTTTCGACGACCGGGTGACCGGTAAGGCCAGTACCTTTGCTCCCAACGCCCGCATCATTCACGTTGACATTGATCCCTCTGAGATTGGTAAGAACGTGCGAGTTGACGTGCCGATTGTCGGCGACGCCCGGCTGGTGTTGCAGGCATTCCTGGAGGATTTGCCCCCACCCAGCGAGCTGGCCGATCTGCACACGCATGCTTCGGACTGGATGGAGCACATCCGCGAGATGCAGGATAAGCACCAGGGGAAGCAGCAGTACAAGAACCGGGCCGCGATGGTAAATATGGCCTTGCCGCCGCACGATGTCTACGAGGCGCTGAGCCGCACTCTGAACGCACGTGGCAACTATCGGGTGGTCACCGATGTCGGTCAGCACCAAATGTGGGCAGCCCAATTGATCGACTGGAACCACGGCCCACGCACGCATATTACATCGGGTGGTGCCGGAACGATGGGTTTTGCAGTGCCGGCAGCCATGGGCGTGGCAATCGCCTGCCCCAACGATACGGTCTGGGCTATTGTCGGTGACGGTGGCTTCCAGATGACCAATCAAGAGATGGCGACCATCGTGCAGGAAGGGTTGAAGAATGTCAAGATCGCCGTCATCAACAACGGCTATCTCGGCATGGTGCGGCAGTGGCAGGAGCTGTTCGAGCACAAGCGGTACAGCGGGACACCTCTCTCTGGCCCCGACTTTGCCAAACTGGCAGAGGCTTACGGCTGGAAGGGTCTGACCGTCGAACGCAGCGAGGATGTGCAGGATGCCATTGATGAAGCCCACGCGACCGATGGCCCAGTCCTGATCGATTTCCGGGTCGAACGGGAGGTCAACGTCTTCCCGATGGTGCCCCAGAACAAGTCAATCGGCGAGATGATCCTGTCTGAGTCGCAGGCGTAG
- the ilvN gene encoding acetolactate synthase small subunit: MKKHTIVALVQDRPGVLSRVTGLVRRRGYNIESLAVGHSETPGVSRLTLVVESEDVEQVVKQLYRLIEVIKVSDVTDDPTVESEMTMIKLHAPPAVRHEIISMCSVFGARIVDVGSNTMIVEMTGTPGKVENFIEVVRPYGIKEMMRTGRIAMVRGARGHNAGEYVEPATNGASVPVLN; encoded by the coding sequence ATGAAGAAACATACCATCGTCGCCCTCGTGCAAGATCGACCCGGTGTGCTGAGTCGTGTGACCGGGTTGGTGCGCCGTCGCGGCTATAACATCGAAAGCCTGGCCGTTGGACACAGCGAGACCCCCGGCGTTAGCCGGCTGACGCTGGTTGTCGAGTCGGAAGATGTCGAGCAGGTGGTCAAGCAGCTCTACCGCCTGATCGAAGTGATCAAGGTGAGCGATGTAACCGACGATCCGACGGTTGAGAGCGAAATGACCATGATCAAGCTGCATGCGCCACCGGCAGTACGCCACGAGATCATCTCGATGTGCAGCGTCTTTGGGGCACGGATCGTCGATGTCGGCAGCAATACGATGATCGTCGAAATGACCGGTACGCCGGGCAAGGTCGAGAACTTCATCGAGGTAGTACGTCCCTACGGGATCAAGGAAATGATGCGCACCGGTCGCATTGCCATGGTACGTGGCGCTCGCGGCCACAACGCCGGAGAGTACGTAGAGCCGGCAACGAATGGCGCATCCGTACCGGTTCTCAATTAA
- the ilvC gene encoding ketol-acid reductoisomerase encodes MAELYYDNQADLNRLKNKPIAIIGFGSQGHAHARNLADSGLDVRVGLYPGSKSWAKVEAAGLKVMTVAEAAREAQIVMILTPDIGQADLYREHIAPAMEPGKTLMFAHGFNIRFGQIIPPQGIDVSMVAPKAPGHRVREVFVQGGGVPALIAVEQDATGGAFEDALAYAKGLGCTRAGVLRTTFAEETETDLFGEQVVLCGGVSALVKAAFETLVEAGYQPEVAYFECMHELKLIVDLFYQGGLNYMRYSVSDTAEWGDYTAGPKIITDQTRAAMRQILADIQSGAFAEDWIDENHNGRPRFNAYRQADINHPIEQIGRELRRMMPFVNPREVKPGEGGA; translated from the coding sequence ATGGCAGAACTGTACTACGACAATCAGGCCGATCTCAACCGCTTGAAGAACAAGCCGATTGCCATCATCGGCTTCGGCAGCCAGGGTCACGCCCATGCCCGTAACCTCGCCGACAGCGGCCTCGATGTGCGCGTCGGTCTTTACCCCGGCTCGAAGAGCTGGGCCAAGGTCGAAGCTGCCGGGTTGAAAGTGATGACGGTAGCCGAGGCTGCCCGCGAAGCGCAGATCGTGATGATCCTGACCCCTGACATCGGCCAGGCCGACCTCTACCGCGAGCATATTGCACCGGCAATGGAACCCGGTAAAACGCTTATGTTCGCGCACGGGTTCAATATTCGCTTTGGTCAGATCATCCCGCCCCAGGGTATCGATGTCAGCATGGTCGCGCCGAAAGCGCCCGGTCATCGAGTACGCGAGGTCTTCGTGCAGGGTGGTGGCGTTCCGGCACTGATTGCGGTTGAGCAAGATGCGACTGGAGGAGCATTTGAAGATGCGCTCGCCTACGCCAAAGGACTTGGCTGCACCCGTGCCGGGGTGTTGCGCACAACCTTTGCCGAAGAGACCGAGACCGACCTCTTCGGCGAACAGGTTGTCTTGTGCGGTGGCGTGAGTGCGCTGGTCAAGGCCGCCTTCGAGACCCTGGTCGAGGCCGGCTATCAGCCAGAAGTTGCCTACTTCGAGTGTATGCACGAGCTGAAGCTGATCGTTGACCTCTTCTACCAGGGTGGTCTCAACTACATGCGCTACTCGGTCAGCGATACCGCTGAGTGGGGCGATTACACAGCGGGGCCGAAGATCATTACCGATCAGACCCGTGCCGCTATGCGCCAGATTCTGGCCGACATCCAGAGCGGTGCCTTTGCCGAAGACTGGATCGATGAGAATCACAATGGCCGACCGCGCTTCAACGCCTACCGACAGGCTGATATTAACCATCCGATTGAGCAGATTGGTCGTGAGCTGCGCCGCATGATGCCTTTCGTCAACCCGCGCGAAGTCAAGCCGGGTGAAGGTGGCGCCTGA